A window of Komagataella phaffii GS115 chromosome 1, complete sequence contains these coding sequences:
- a CDS encoding MAP kinase kinase kinase of the HOG1 mitogen-activated signaling pathway, with translation MFPTFSWCQSSEHSPTLSKKLVLYVSQTIANLLSYQFTTPLHSTPQSTLDSQMGDSEDPSKTEQGVVKDSGGIELVSPKQSPTESPNNSRKIELTKDNSLIHLITVNDSKNSPVVTPSNALGSLNIHRPSNTPGSPGRSNSALNVPGRTNTNPLSGLQRSRSSSRSLPKSTRPYLSANNSNSSKYNNDQFMRQEMLYLRKVKDADNLKYDYYNKGIGSVTDVGEEDYDDESGAETEAEIEMDHLGINDPSDKRMMLQRKQSAELNERLSPSLDNQLQHNKRVSVFEGEKQSSSSLFNMPFTSELLSKLKEDNGISLFNLALPRSDNIMDGGLENSLSLDHNAMVERMEWQSMLNSVLTGDIVKAEKTKLIVPANEVEGESYLHATYKENLWLGIRSKIFCRTEAEQKRLIYYSRGLADETINEILQFKVQYPDSFSGSQSRIALEQVTKILDKFESMGTLWRTHKEMCNEKPMCASPEFESRINALNAWKNITEAGGNEAEALTKWVGNDDLDILRSGSSESTIRIHTDTLPDDSLAIKSDILRDNRSFVERVLKEKDLSSIFEKRLFSSVLRWITKAKESYLEFRKLFQDMNLPSYMKKLLELALFPANLIKELIRVRLRYARKLKNPTLMMIDQMIEDFRLYIGLACDIRTQLMEYCYPQEGWVIENVLDPSFDQTILDCVHYYLVLLNRKLLDSSRSYKTFRTFKEPEELEKQWFSLQNVGFYVEGGGLEISIQFTTLTSKLVHRLLAYLQYQIQEGPVASTKSELIRWYTTTTENFGALRRKLLRFTNVLDFSFRNASVYKLDNYRNKKFLSLLKDTNHVLVRSETFEKYGIHLIVSEHFINKPSEVIRVLKGAQLGVDFQTIPSKHFKVLQNYSEYFDYMKAKEASSDSDDDDAFVPSDGARKDQSPGYVLVICFTRPTLWEGKYMELDTSSIPVINVEPGNLMLISDIASSNLNNTENAFLDIAGESIGEFVERRCSLDKVYHEFLRIRRSFYKMTCTLLDSVAMLRGRCKRVSNSNELMNTIFIYMRDFGNNSLQTFSGYRKPALIMKLIQISIEWLSFIVDECSPTAQKTFKWSVLALEFAMEITRDFNILAVSDEDFVQLKNKVAGCMSLLISHFDIMGARSTEMQKKRIMNWRLEKNENLEMYGKDDAVLNTIRKDMLTQIEEIEKHRHQLQSEQQSVGRVLDDTDTDNQYLTFLSSSFSSVSIRWQKGKFIGGGSFGSVYASVNLDTGGVMAVKEIRFQDVQSIRKVVPQVKEEMTVLEMLSHPNIVQYFGVEVHRDRVYIFMEYCEGGSLAGLLEHGRIEDEMVIQVYTLQMLEGVAYLHKSGIVHRDIKPENVLLDHMGVIKFVDFGAAKVIAQERTQDRRPSATRKLNSLIGTPMYLSPEVILGNDQGKHGSLDIWSLGCCVLEMATGRRPWANIDNEFAIMYQIASGNLPQFPGPDQLSEAGCKFLANCLEKDPYKRLTAVELLNDPWIMAIRDEALGESPSEASSDHGE, from the coding sequence ATGTTCCCCACCTTTTCTTGGTGTCAATCCTCTGAACACTCTCCTACCCTCTCTAAGAAGCTTGTCCTGTACGTGTCTCAAACAATTGCAAATCTCCTCAGCTATCAATTCACAACTCCCTTGCATAGTACACCACAATCAACCCTTGATAGTCAAATGGGAGACTCAGAAGACCCTTCGAAAACAGAACAAGGTGTTGTCAAAGACTCCGGGGGCATAGAATTGGTTTCTCCTAAACAGAGCCCGACCGAGTCTCCAAATAACAGTCGGAAAATTGAGCTTACGAAAGACAACAGCCTGATCCACCTAATCACTGTGaatgattcaaagaacTCACCAGTGGTCACGCCAAGCAACGCATTGGGCAGTCTTAATATTCACCGTCCAAGCAACACTCCGGGCAGTCCAGGAAGGAGCAATTCTGCTTTGAACGTTCCAGGAAGAACTAATACGAATCCATTATCAGGTCTGCAACGGAGTAGGTCAAGCTCAAGATCCTTGCCAAAGAGTACAAGGCCTTATCTCAGCGCCAATAATTCCAATAGCTCCAAGTACAATAATGACCAGTTTATGCGACAGGAGATGTTATATTTACGAAAAGTGAAAGATGCCGATAACCTCAAATATGATTACTACAACAAGGGAATAGGATCTGTAACCGATGTTGGTGAAGAAGATTATGATGATGAATCGGGTGCCGAAACGGAAGCGGAGATCGAAATGGACCATCTTGGAATAAACGACCCTAGTGACAAGAGGATGATGTTACAGAGAAAGCAAAGTGCAGAATTGAATGAACGCTTATCTCCCTCGTTAGATAATCAGCTACAGCATAATAAGAGAGTGTCAGTATTCGAAGGTGAGAAACAGTCATCTTCTTCGCTGTTTAATATGCCATTCACAAGCGAGCTATTATCGAAACTGAAGGAAGATAACGGAATATCCCTGTTTAATCTAGCTCTTCCTCGATCCGACAACATTATGGACGGTGGCTTGGaaaattctctttcactAGACCACAACGCCATGGTTGAGCGAATGGAATGGCAGTCAATGTTGAACTCAGTGCTTACTGGCGATATTGTGAAGGCCGAAAAAACCAAATTAATAGTACCAGCTAATGAAGTCGAAGGAGAAAGTTATTTGCATGCAACTTATAAGGAAAACTTGTGGCTTGGAATACGTTCAAAAATCTTTTGCAGAACTGAGGCCGAACAGAAAAGGCTAATTTACTACTCTAGGGGTTTAGCAGACGAGACGATCAATGAAATACTGCAATTCAAGGTCCAGTATCCTGATTCGTTTTCAGGCTCGCAAAGTAGAATCGCTTTGGAACAAGTTACTAAGATACTAGATAAATTTGAATCTATGGGAACGCTCTGGAGGACTCATAAAGAAATGTGCAATGAGAAACCGATGTGTGCTTCCCCAGAGTTTGAAAGCAGGATTAATGCTCTTAACGCCTGGAAAAATATCACAGAAGCTGGAGGCAACGAAGCTGAAGCCCTAACCAAATGGGTGGGTAACGATGACCTTGATATTTTACGTTCAGGATCAAGTGAGTCTACTATTCGAATTCACACTGACACGTTACCTGACGATTCCCTGGCCATTAAGTCCGACATTCTTAGAGATAACCGTTCTTTCGTAGAACGtgttttgaaagaaaaagatctttctagcatttttgaaaaaagattgTTTAGTTCAGTGTTGAGGTGGATAACAAAGGCCAAAGAATCATATTTAGAATTTCGCAAATTATTTCAAGACATGAATCTACCCTCATATATGAAAAAGCTACTAGAGCTGGCTTTGTTTCCTGCAAATTTGATTAAAGAACTTATACGCGTGAGGTTGAGATATGCCAGAAAGCTAAAAAACCCAACTCTAATGATGATTGATCAAATGATCGAAGATTTTCGTCTGTATATTGGATTAGCCTGTGATATTCGAACTCAACTAATGGAATATTGCTACCCTCAAGAAGGATGGgttattgaaaatgtttTAGACCCTTCTTTTGATCAAACAATACTTGATTGTGTCCATTATTATCTCGTACTTCTTAACAGGAAACTTCTTGATAGTTCGAGATCATATAAGACCTTCAGAACTTTTAAAGAGCcagaagaattggaaaaacaaTGGTTTTCCTTACAGAATGTTGGTTTTTATGTTGAAGGGGGTGGATTGGAAATTTCAATTCAATTCACTACTTTAACCTCCAAGCTAGTTCACCGTCTTTTAGCATATCTTCAATACCAAATTCAGGAAGGACCTGTTGCCTCTACAAAATCTGAACTGATAAGGTGGTATACAACTACcactgaaaattttggagcATTGAGAAGGAAACTACTAAGATTCACAAACgttttggatttttcttttcgaAATGCTTCAGTCTACAAACTGGACAATTACAGAAATAAAAAGTTTCTAagtcttttgaaagatacTAACCATGTACTAGTAAGGTCGgagacttttgaaaagtatgGAATACATCTGATAGTTAGTGAACATTTTATTAATAAACCTTCAGAGGTGATTAGGGTTTTGAAAGGAGCTCAATTGGGTGTTGATTTTCAAACTATTCCCTCTAAGcatttcaaagttttgcAGAATTATAGTGAATATTTCGACTATATGAAGGCCAAGGAGGCTTCAAgtgattctgatgatgatgatgcCTTTGTTCCCAGCGACGGCGCACGAAAAGACCAGTCACCTGGATACGTTTTGGTAATTTGTTTTACCAGGCCAACATTGTGGGAAGGAAAATATATGGAGTTGGATACTTCATCTATTCCTGTGATTAACGTTGAACCTGGAAACCTGATGTTGATCTCAGACATCGCctcatcaaacttgaataaTACTGAAAACGCATTTCTTGACATTGCTGGAGAATCGATTGGAGAATTTGTTGAAAGGAGGTGTTCATTGGACAAAGTTTACCATGAATTCTTAAGGATAAGACGGTCGTTTTATAAAATGACTTGTACTCTACTGGATTCAGTTGCTATGCTCAGAGGCAGATGCAAACGTGTTTCCAATTCAAATGAATTGATGAACACTATTTTCATCTATATGAGAGATTTTGGTAACAACTCACTGCAAACATTTTCTGGATATAGAAAACCCGCTTTAATCATGAAACTCATACAGATTAGTATTGAGTGGCTCAGTTTTATAGTGGATGAGTGTTCTCCTACAGCACAAAAAACTTTTAAGTGGTCGGTGTTAGCATTGGAGTTTGCCATGGAAATTACCAGAGATTTCAATATTCTAGCTGTTTCGgatgaagattttgtaCAATTAAAGAACAAAGTTGCTGGATGCATGTCCCTCTTGATATCTCATTTTGACATAATGGGAGCAAGATCTACGGAAAtgcaaaagaagaggataaTGAACTGGCGTCTGGAAAAGAACGAAAACCTTGAAATGTACGGTAAAGATGATGCCGTTCTGAATACTATCAGAAAGGACATGTTAACACAAATAGAGGAGATTGAAAAACATAGACACCAACTACAAAGTGAACAGCAGTCGGTGGGCCGGGTGCTTGATGATACAGATACAGATAACCAGTATCTGACATTCCTTTCTTCATCGTTTTCCTCTGTTTCAATAAGGTGGCAGAAGGGTAAATTTATTGGAGGTGGTTCTTTTGGTAGCGTTTATGCATCAGTTAACCTAGATACAGGTGGTGTCATGGctgtcaaagaaattcGATTCCAAGACGTTCAGTCTATTAGAAAGGTTGTGCCGCAggtcaaagaagaaatgaCAGTACTGGAAATGTTATCCCATCCTAATATTGTACAGTATTTCGGTGTTGAAGTTCACCGAGACAGAGTCTATATTTTTATGGAGTACTGTGAAGGAGGTTCGTTAGCTGGGCTATTAGAGCACGGCCGTATTGAAGACGAAATGGTTATTCAGGTTTATACTTTGCAAATGTTGGAAGGTGTAGCCTATCTTCATAAGTCTGGAATTGTTCATAGGGACATTAAACCAGAGAATGTTTTACTGGACCATATGGGAGTGATAAAATTTGTGGATTTTGGAGCTGCTAAGGTAATAGCTCAAGAAAGGACACAGGATAGAAGACCTTCAGCAACCCGAAAgttgaacagtttgatTGGAACGCCGATGTACCTTTCACCAGAAGTAATTTTAGGCAATGATCAAGGTAAACATGGAAGTCTCGATATTTGGTCTTTGGGATGTTGTGTTCTTGAAATGGCTACTGGTAGAAGACCATGGGCTAACATTGATAACGAGTTTGCAATCATGTACCAGATTGCCAGTGGAAATCTACCACAGTTCCCCGGCCCTGATCAACTAAGTGAAGCTGGGTGTAAATTTTTGGCTAattgtttggaaaaggaTCCCTATAAAAGGCTGACTGCGGTAGAGTTATTGAATGATCCTTGGATCATGGCAATACGTGACGAGGCATTAGGAGAAAGCCCTTCCGAGGCCTCTTCGGATCATGGCGAGTAA
- a CDS encoding Putative serine/threonine protein phosphatase, required for glycogen accumulation has translation MVDLDQCLEQSYEGKLLSEIVVEQLCFSFKELLIKDPNVLHMRTPVTVVGDIHGQFYDLLEIFKIGGTPPQTNYLFLGDYVDRGFHSVETIIILIILKLKYPSRIHLIRGNHESRQITLNYGFYTECLTKYGGSSRVWELITDTFDYLILSVIIDDSIFCIHGGLSPNIQSIESIKVIDRYKEIPHEGPMADLVWSDPDIELLNFQISSRGAGYQFGLNVVNKFLSENKFDKIIRAHQLCNEGYQLHWGGKVVTVWSAPNYCYRCGNMASIMEIFDSFNGPESSRFNIFDASPSSNQEYLKFIGSGMVDPSNHQQDPDELDEESQKRKEFDDQFFNEYFNGIPKELDRKAPQVEYFL, from the coding sequence ATGGTTGACTTGGATCAATGCCTGGAACAGTCATACGAGGGAAAGCTGCTTTCAGAAATTGTTGTTGAGCAACTGTGTTTTAGCTTTAAGGAACTCTTGATCAAAGACCCCAATGTACTTCATATGAGAACACCTGTTACGGTAGTGGGAGATATACACGGTCAATTCTATGACCTacttgaaattttcaagatcgGGGGCACACCTCCACAGACTAACTATTTATTCCTCGGTGATTACGTCGATAGAGGATTTCATTCCGTGGAAACTATTATTATACTAATCATACTAAAACTGAAATATCCCAGTCGGATTCATCTGATACGAGGAAACCACGAATCGAGACAAATCACCCTAAATTATGGGTTTTATACAGAATGCCTCACCAAGTATGGCGGGAGTTCTCGTGTTTGGGAACTAATAACAGATACTTTTGATTATTTGATTCTTTCGGTGATAATAGACGATAGCATATTTTGCATTCATGGAGGACTCTCTCCCAACATACAAAGCATTGAATCAATTAAGGTGATCGACCGGTACAAAGAAATCCCCCACGAGGGACCGATGGCAGATCTCGTGTGGTCTGACCCAGATATAGAATTGCTCAATTTCCAAATTTCTTCACGTGGAGCTGGCTATCAATTTGGATTAAATGTGGTTAATAAGTTTCTGTCAGAGAATAAATTTGACAAGATAATCAGAGCTCACCAGCTCTGTAATGAGGGATATCAATTGCATTGGGGTGGAAAGGTAGTAACCGTATGGTCTGCACCTAACTATTGCTATAGATGTGGGAATATGGCGTCAATAATGGAGATATTCGACTCGTTCAATGGGCCCGAAAGTTCTAGGTTCAATATATTTGATGCTTCTCCTAGCAGTAATCAAGAATACTTAAAATTCATAGGCTCCGGAATGGTCGACCCGTCTAATCATCAACAAGATCCAGATgaactggatgaagaatcacagaaaagaaaagaatttgatgacCAATTCTTTAACGAGTATTTCAACGGCATTCCTAAAGAGCTGGATAGAAAGGCTCCTCAGGTAGAATATTTCTTGTGA
- a CDS encoding Telobox-containing general regulatory factor, giving the protein MSKHPSEEYINPLAKKFKLQNSHLPAEKDQYEGLALPPNSELLKNNSHEALKAYQRLLKENQTTDDLINAQLVALPLNLTCPHYFPENVQLLINTIPTLDNLATQILRIIAQGPYQKILDIVANQDSTLAGISYKNLIELFEMTKRIYSTEDPFLNVEHLTFGIWKYGCEPPSFLKGKEDSVESTLRKVNLATFLNATLGTNDAGFYHLNESFLDVFCPSQSLDPSNTMTNLTGNSISGYQEGETQRTSANFVPGKLLKSQAGLYLDLKTQAYISALEINERPKDEILEDLFPDNMDEILLKRKNPDMELQLPINKSTAFTPAESDFISRANIRKQRLQESDNDSKLAETYEWLVFLKELFDYVSKNVGILIWGRRGRLGNLSQSLTTTLPASPIELKKTTSGKSGSKEAIFKDDSKDATPVPTSASKSSTPLKADGEEEGNLKLHPNFEQITNELLPSEIQKQQILLISHPNKIRQGYRRPWTEEEERALKQALELKGPHWSQILELFGAGGKISEALKNRTQIQLKDKARNWKMFFLKNNFPVPSYLTKVTGDLDRDEKSSRRNKSKKPRVNAKNIDPKTSGPIKLQQGEHTQHNNDTTNTGDNEAENMKAMGTEVNNGNEDESSNAVANANTDTNRNSQETGNGDKPLKETEEHTDKDSDNEPKNIVQDNLNTKQDTTPLSDTDVSKSTEPTTQISSELKEKATTDTEFQHNAAIHEDYDQLISNILAQQDLEQVDGQSMQDVDTEVAQILNNNSDPAANRTTTTENQRSSDSDEKQD; this is encoded by the coding sequence ATGTCAAAACATCCTTCAGAAGAGTACATTAATCCTTTGGCCAAGAAgttcaaacttcaaaacaGCCATCTGCCCGCAGAGAAAGATCAGTACGAAGGGCTGGCACTTCCCCCAAACTCGGAACTTTTAAAAAATAATTCACACGAAGCCTTGAAGGCATACCAAAGGcttctcaaagaaaaccaGACTACAGATGATTTGATAAATGCACAATTGGTTGCCCTCCCATTAAATTTAACTTGTCCACATTACTTCCCAGAAAATGTGCAACTATTAATAAACACTATCCCGACTCTAGACAACCTTGCAACACAGATACTGAGGATCATCGCTCAGGGTCCGTATCAGAAGATATTAGACATAGTAGCCAATCAAGATAGCACGTTGGCGGGGATATCGTACAAAAACCTGATAGAATTGTTCGAGATGACAAAGAGAATTTACAGTACCGAAGATCCGTTCTTGAACGTTGAACATTTAACTTTTGGAATATGGAAATATGGCTGTGAGCCTCCCAGTTTTTTGAAGGGAAAAGAAGATAGCGTGGAGAGTACTCTGAGAAAAGTCAATTTGGCCACCTTCTTGAACGCAACTTTGGGTACGAACGATGCCGGTTTTTACCACTTGAATGAGTCTTTTCTGGATGTGTTTTGTCCTTCTCAGTCTTTGGATCCCTCAAATACAATGACCAACCTTACCGGAAATTCTATTTCCGgatatcaagaaggagagacTCAGAGAACGTCTGCAAATTTTGTTCCTGGTAAACTGTTAAAGTCTCAAGCAGGACTATACTTGGACTTGAAGACCCAAGCTTACATTTCGGCATTAGAAATCAACGAAAGGCCAAAGGATGAGATTTTGGAGGATTTATTTCCCGATAACATGGATgaaatattgttgaaaagaaagaaccCTGATATGGAATTACAGCTACCAATCAACAAATCCACTGCTTTCACGCCGGCTGAGTCCGATTTCATATCACGAGCCAATATTAGAAAACAAAGGCTCCAAGAATCAGACAATGACAGTAAACTAGCTGAAACCTACGAATGGTTGGtgttcttgaaagagttaTTTGACTACGTCTCCAAGAATGTCGGTATTTTAATTTGGGGAAGAAGAGGACGTTTAGGGAATCTCAGTCAATCTTTGACCACTACACTTCCTGCCTCCCCGATAGAGTTAAAGAAAACAACCTCTGGTAAATCCGGAAGTAAAGAAGCTATATTCAAGGATGACTCCAAAGATGCAACACCAGTACCTACATCTGCATCAAAGAGTTCTACTCCGCTTAAAGCCgatggagaagaagagggAAACCTCAAATTGCATCCAAATTTTGAGCAGATTACAAATGAGTTACTTCCCTCCGAAATCCAGAAACAACAGATACTCTTGATATCTCATCCGAATAAGATACGCCAGGGATATAGAAGACCCTGGactgaagaggaagagcGTGCACTAAAACAAGCCCTAGAATTAAAGGGACCACATTGGTCACAAATTTTAGAACTTTTTGGGGCTGGAGGAAAAATTTCCGAAGCTTTAAAGAACAGAACTCAAATACAACTAAAAGACAAGGCCAGAAATTGGAAAATGTTTTTCTTAAAAAACAACTTTCCTGTTCCTTCTTATTTGACCAAGGTCACCGGCGACCTAGATAGGGATGAAAAGAGCTCTCGGAGAAATAAATCTAAGAAGCCGAGAGTAAATGCTAAGAACATAGATCCTAAAACATCTGGCCCAATTAAACTACAGCAAGGCGAACACACACAACACAATAATGATACTACTAATACTGGTGATAACGAGGCAGAAAACATGAAAGCTATGGGTACAGAAGTCAATAATGGAAACGAGGATGAGAGTTCCAATGCTGTTGCTAATGCCAATACAGATACAAACAGGAATAGCCAGGAAACTGGAAATGGTGATAAACCTCTAAAAGAGACCGAGGAACATACTGACAAAGATAGTGACAATGAACCAAAGAATATTGTTCAAGATAACCTAAACACCAAACAGGATACCACCCCATTGAGTGATACAGATGTTTCCAAGTCTACAGAACCCACGACACAGATATCGTCAGAACTGAAGGAGAAAGCTACCACGGATACTGAATTTCAACACAACGCAGCGATTCATGAAGATTACGACCAATTGATTTCAAATATATTGGCCCAACAAGACTTGGAACAAGTTGATGGACAATCCATGCAAGATGTCGATACCGAAGTGGCTCAGATCCTCAATAATAATAGTGATCCTGCTGCTAATCGCACCACCACGACCGagaatcaaagaagcaGTGACAGTGATGAAAAACAAGACTGA
- a CDS encoding Poly(A) binding protein, part of the 3'-end RNA-processing complex, with amino-acid sequence MNICDVIFYSDQIDIQELQLKYQNVVIKEDQGFFKISAPGFIDDVYYSLIQDFGIDESTIDIIYHSISHPGNIYFKVSEVTEANPDPASQLEGDSPPEIKKDLPPTEIPKEVYHILFTQFEKYGIIIQSKIVTDYGFVKYKTKTSADQILMHLKGFSTKVNDRVYKVYVNHHISKKARLYTRSNFPPPELPIPGPEFQDCNLYVKNLPPSTTDERLKQIFSQFGKIKSFKVITHEDTGACKGYGFVCFVNPLDASKAMVQLNNAFISPENFTIAVSFAKRNENKYNSKDGKVHHYNQNHYFSTASGSSMPPLTAQTTQTTLAPGGLIDPSLVGMYYYPYY; translated from the coding sequence ATGAATATATGTGATGTTATTTTCTACAGTGATCAAATCGATATACAGGAATTGCAATTGAAGTATCAAAACGTGGTTATCAAGGAAGATCAGGGgtttttcaagatttcaGCCCCCGGATTCATAGATGACGTCTACTACTCCTTGATACAAGATTTTGGCATTGATGAAAGTACTATAGACATTATCTACCACAGTATATCGCATCCGGGGAACATTTACTTCAAAGTGTCGGAAGTGACAGAGGCAAATCCAGATCCAGCCAGTCAGTTGGAAGGAGACTCTCCTCCGGAAATTAAGAAGGATTTACCCCCTACTGAGATACCAAAGGAAGTTTATCACATATTGTTCactcaatttgaaaaatacgGCATCATAATCCAATCCAAGATAGTCACTGATTACGGATTTGTAAAGTACAAGACTAAAACCTCTGCAGACCAGATTCTAATGCACCTGAAAGGGTTTTCTACGAAAGTCAATGATAGAGTGTATAAAGTCTACGTGAACCATCATATTTCGAAAAAGGCTAGACTGTATACCCGGAGTAACTTCCCTCCGCCAGAGTTACCAATTCCAGGTCCAGAGTTTCAGGATTGCAATCTGTATGTGAAAAATCTCCCTCCGTCTACCACTGATGAGAGGCTAAAACAGATCTTTAGTCAATTCGGAAAGATaaaaagtttcaaagtcatcacTCATGAGGATACTGGGGCATGTAAAGGATACGGatttgtttgttttgttAATCCATTGGACGCTTCTAAGGCAATGGTACAACTGAACAATGCCTTTATCAGCCCAGAAAACTTTACCATAGCAGTGAGCTTTGccaaaagaaacgaaaatAAGTACAACTCCAAGGACGGTAAGGTCCATCATTACAATCAGAATCATTATTTTAGCACCGCATCAGGTTCCTCAATGCCACCTCTCACAGCACAAACAACACAAACAACATTGGCACCTGGTGGGTTGATTGACCCGTCTTTGGTTGGAATGTACTATTATCCATACTACTGA
- a CDS encoding Protein involved in iron metabolism in mitochondria, producing MLRLLNRQKIVPINRTFLRSLFIQTQTTPNDDALKFLPSMKILPEQTTIEFLNGRQAFKSPLALKLFGIDGVKTIMIGHDFITVEKKTQDDWSLLKPEIFAVLTESLNNGTPVLNEQHQSDANDQALLEEDDEDEVVSMVKELIFTRIRPAIQDDGGDIEFVRFEYETGTVYLRLRGACRSCSSSSITLKNGIESMLKHYIEEVEAVEQIEEDEDGNEFEDPLAAKKPAQFEEAQLKPRSRDVAPPPSL from the coding sequence ATGCTACGACTATTAAATAGACAAAAGATAGTGCCTATCAACAGGACTTTTTTGAGGAGCCTATTTATTCAAACACAAACGACCCCCAACGATGATGCCCTCAAGTTTTTGCCATCCATGAAGATTTTACCTGAGCAAACCACTATAGAGTTTCTTAACGGAAGACAAGCATTCAAATCACCTTTAGCTCTCAAGTTGTTTGGGATAGATGGAGTGAAAACCATCATGATAGGTCACGATTTTATCACTGTAGAGAAGAAGACTCAAGATGATTGGTCTTTGTTGAAACCAGAGATATTTGCAGTCCTCACAGAGTCTTTGAATAACGGTACTCCTGTCTTGAACGAACAGCACCAGTCAGACGCAAATGACCAGGCTTTGCTGGAAgaggatgacgaagatgaagtcGTCAGCATGGTTAAAGAGCTAATATTTACCAGAATAAGACCTGCCATCCAGGATGATGGTGGTGACATCGAATTTGTTAGATTTGAGTACGAGACAGGAACAGTATATCTAAGATTAAGAGGAGCTTGCAGAAGTTGCTCTTCAAGTTCCATCACCCTAAAAAATGGAATTGAATCAATGTTGAAGCATTATATAGAGGAAGTTGAGGCAGTGGAACAAATtgaggaagacgaagatggAAATGAATTTGAGGACCCGTTAGCAGCCAAAAAGCCTGCTCAATTTGAGGAAGCCCAACTGAAACCAAGATCTAGAGACGTGGCCCCGCCTCCATCTCTGTAA